The following are encoded together in the candidate division KSB1 bacterium genome:
- a CDS encoding polysaccharide deacetylase family protein: protein MFPVVLAYHQVGGRKTLGVTWITAAQFERQMGWLAEAGYRTASLSACLRQEEALPHRTIVLTFDDGLRGLIKHALPVLQRHGFTATVYPVAGYIGGENRWDVNFLGRRNRHLDWGELRELLACGWEIGSHSLRHVYLPALPEAALFEELWDSRRLLEDRLQIPIRHFALPFGRGSERVFRAAQRAGYESVALLGPQARCQQWRGPQPEAAPLWLIPRRGVYLHDSLRSVQRRVQAPPDSRREYWRQRAISFFSNGTIIVKTLEQWLPPVRRQAKVPGGS, encoded by the coding sequence ATGTTCCCCGTCGTACTGGCCTATCATCAAGTTGGAGGCCGCAAAACTCTGGGGGTCACGTGGATTACCGCGGCGCAATTTGAACGGCAGATGGGCTGGCTGGCGGAAGCGGGCTATCGCACGGCTTCGCTCTCCGCCTGCTTGCGGCAGGAGGAGGCGCTGCCGCACCGCACGATTGTGTTGACATTTGACGACGGCTTGCGTGGCTTGATCAAGCATGCCCTGCCGGTGCTGCAGCGCCACGGCTTTACGGCGACGGTCTATCCGGTGGCGGGTTATATCGGCGGCGAGAATCGCTGGGATGTGAATTTTTTGGGGCGCCGCAACCGGCACCTGGATTGGGGCGAGTTGCGTGAGTTGCTCGCCTGCGGCTGGGAGATCGGCAGCCATTCGCTGCGCCATGTTTATCTGCCGGCGCTGCCGGAAGCTGCTTTGTTCGAAGAGCTGTGGGATTCCCGCCGCTTGCTCGAAGATCGTCTGCAAATTCCGATCCGGCATTTCGCGCTGCCGTTTGGCCGGGGCAGCGAACGCGTTTTTCGTGCGGCGCAACGGGCGGGCTATGAAAGCGTGGCATTGCTCGGCCCGCAGGCACGTTGCCAGCAGTGGCGCGGCCCGCAGCCGGAAGCCGCCCCGCTGTGGCTGATCCCGCGCCGCGGCGTTTATCTGCATGACAGTCTGCGCAGCGTGCAGCGCCGCGTGCAGGCGCCGCCGGATTCCCGGCGCGAGTATTGGCGGCAGCGCGCGATCAGCTTTTTTTCCAATGGCACCATAATCGTCAAAACGCTGGAGCAATGGCTGCCGCCGGTTCGCCGGCAGGCGAAGGTGCCAGGCGGCTCTTGA
- a CDS encoding tyrosine recombinase XerC, which yields MKTTSSLPPAADSFAGWLERFLQYLRAERRAAPRTLETRAQDLRQFGEFLHRLQAGIVVSRATVRQYLSSLSAAGLAPATINRKLVSVRLLFGFLVREGVLPHNPTANLVSLKKPRRLPRILSAATLLQALRLPNLTTPQGVRDRAILEMFYGTGLRRQELVDLNITALDFANQQIRVFGKRGRERVLPMGRALRLALLEWLRVRAAMDEPKDREALFLDARGRRMSAGQVYHTVRHYLTQVTGRDKAHPHVLRHSFATHLLDAGADLMAVKELLGHSSLSTTQIYTHVTAERLKQVYQMAHPRAELAEPENPDSRPEPTP from the coding sequence ATGAAGACTACTTCGAGCCTGCCACCGGCGGCTGACAGCTTTGCCGGCTGGCTGGAGAGATTTCTGCAGTACCTGCGCGCCGAACGCCGGGCGGCGCCGCGCACCCTGGAAACCCGCGCACAAGACCTGCGGCAATTCGGCGAATTCCTGCACCGTCTGCAGGCCGGTATCGTGGTCAGCCGCGCCACCGTGCGGCAATATCTGAGTTCGCTGTCAGCCGCGGGCCTGGCGCCTGCCACCATCAACCGCAAGCTGGTGAGTGTCAGGCTGCTTTTCGGCTTTCTGGTGCGGGAGGGCGTTTTGCCGCACAACCCCACTGCCAATCTCGTGTCCTTGAAAAAACCGCGGCGCCTGCCGCGCATTCTGTCCGCGGCAACCTTGCTGCAGGCCCTGCGGCTGCCGAATCTCACCACCCCACAGGGGGTGCGCGACCGCGCGATTTTGGAGATGTTTTATGGCACCGGACTGCGGCGCCAGGAGCTGGTCGATCTCAACATTACCGCGCTGGATTTCGCCAATCAGCAGATCCGGGTGTTCGGCAAGCGTGGCAGGGAGCGGGTGTTGCCCATGGGGCGTGCCCTGCGGCTGGCGCTGCTGGAATGGCTGCGCGTGCGTGCGGCCATGGATGAGCCCAAGGACAGGGAGGCGCTGTTTCTCGATGCCCGCGGCCGCCGCATGTCAGCCGGCCAGGTTTACCACACGGTGCGGCATTACCTCACGCAGGTGACAGGCCGCGACAAGGCGCATCCCCACGTCTTGCGCCACAGCTTCGCGACGCATCTTTTGGATGCCGGCGCGGACTTGATGGCGGTGAAGGAATTGCTGGGGCATTCCAGCTTGAGCACCACGCAAATCTACACCCATGTGACGGCCGAGCGGTTGAAACAGGTTTATCAAATGGCGCATCCGCGCGCCGAGCTTGCCGAACCGGAAAATCCCGACTCACGGCCGGAGCCCACACCGTGA
- a CDS encoding DUF494 domain-containing protein: MNERVVEILVYIMSEIRGKKSNPERLELISRDLLQRGYSPSEISFAFSWLFERYSGESEELLYTASTTRPGAVRILHEAERAVLSTEAYGYLLQLKQLRLLSDLELEQVIERALMTGAATITLADIKTLVAGHWFNAEGSHDRAMVWFEDKPVIH; this comes from the coding sequence ATGAACGAACGTGTCGTCGAGATTTTGGTCTATATCATGTCCGAAATCCGCGGCAAAAAATCCAATCCTGAGCGCCTCGAGTTGATTTCTCGCGATCTCCTTCAGCGCGGGTATTCACCATCCGAAATCAGTTTCGCCTTCTCCTGGCTGTTCGAGCGCTACTCCGGCGAAAGCGAAGAGCTGTTGTATACCGCCAGCACCACCCGCCCGGGCGCCGTCCGCATTCTCCACGAAGCCGAACGTGCGGTCCTTTCCACGGAAGCCTATGGTTACTTGCTGCAGCTTAAGCAACTGCGGCTGTTGAGCGACCTGGAGCTCGAGCAGGTCATTGAGCGGGCTTTGATGACGGGCGCCGCGACCATCACACTGGCGGACATCAAAACCCTCGTGGCAGGTCACTGGTTCAACGCGGAGGGTTCCCATGACAGGGCAATGGTTTGGTTCGAAGACAAGCCGGTCATTCATTGA
- the trxA gene encoding thioredoxin, producing the protein MDVTYETFQKEVVAASHQTPVLVDFWAEWCGPCRILGPVLEKLAREAQGKWRLVKINTDREPELAQQFRIQGIPAVKLFFEGKVIAEFVGALPEREVRRWLEQNLPSAAKRELESARAALQSGDHTTARQRLESVLQSDPQNVEARVLLAGLWVATDLDKACQLVHDLPEGTPFSNKIEAIQTLHRLSHLPASGGEPAADWELYRRGIAAFRTGNYAGALEAWIELVGRNRRLDDDGARKACVAVFTLLGSEHPITQAYHRRFTSALY; encoded by the coding sequence ATGGACGTCACATACGAGACTTTTCAGAAAGAAGTAGTGGCCGCCAGCCACCAAACCCCGGTGCTGGTGGACTTTTGGGCGGAGTGGTGCGGCCCCTGCCGCATCCTCGGTCCGGTGCTGGAAAAGCTGGCGCGGGAAGCGCAGGGCAAATGGCGATTGGTGAAAATCAACACTGACAGGGAGCCGGAGCTGGCGCAGCAATTCCGCATTCAGGGGATTCCGGCAGTGAAGTTGTTTTTCGAAGGCAAGGTGATTGCGGAATTTGTTGGGGCTTTGCCGGAACGCGAGGTGCGGCGCTGGCTGGAACAGAATCTCCCGAGCGCTGCCAAACGTGAGCTGGAGAGCGCGCGGGCGGCGTTGCAGAGCGGCGATCACACCACAGCCCGCCAGCGGCTGGAAAGTGTGCTGCAATCCGATCCCCAGAATGTGGAAGCGCGCGTGTTGCTGGCCGGCCTGTGGGTGGCCACTGACCTCGACAAGGCCTGCCAACTGGTGCACGATCTGCCCGAGGGCACGCCTTTTTCAAACAAGATCGAAGCCATTCAAACCCTGCACCGGCTGTCGCATCTGCCCGCCAGCGGCGGTGAACCGGCGGCTGATTGGGAGCTTTACCGCCGCGGAATCGCGGCCTTTCGCACCGGGAATTATGCCGGTGCGCTGGAGGCATGGATTGAGCTGGTCGGCCGCAACCGCCGCCTCGATGATGATGGCGCACGCAAGGCCTGTGTCGCAGTATTCACCCTGCTCGGCTCCGAGCATCCCATCACACAGGCCTATCATCGCCGCTTCACTTCGGCGTTGTATTGA
- a CDS encoding L,D-transpeptidase family protein — protein MKRIRLPQGRERVIAGAAVLAVLLTSLIVCIQLYEPAPSQVFEEAWQAVSEARRQEAAQYAPEVFRQAETYLEQARSTWRAENRKWFWSRNFNTTAQLAESAKLCGRIAGRLAVARRDSLELFTTFGIARLQQTVEEFRAQARRIPVNKTLWQKFVASELMVLESQFAHWRRDYLTAKAKLEEAEPLVNGAWSTTKASLENYLRQVPVWRRWADETIAWSAASDSVAIVVDKMAHKCYLYKGGKLLAEYPVELGPRWLGHKRQRGDNATPEGRYRIIKKKTNRETIYYKALQINYPNSEDQQKFLEARQRGELPRHATIGGLIEIHGHGGKGANWTAGCVALENAYMDELYELTHIGTPVTIVGSLKGLPANGNALH, from the coding sequence ATGAAGAGAATCAGGCTCCCGCAAGGCCGTGAGCGCGTCATTGCAGGAGCAGCCGTCCTTGCCGTTCTCCTCACCTCACTGATTGTCTGTATTCAATTATATGAGCCGGCACCCTCCCAGGTGTTCGAAGAAGCCTGGCAGGCGGTAAGTGAAGCGCGTCGCCAGGAAGCCGCCCAATATGCCCCCGAGGTTTTCCGGCAGGCGGAAACCTACCTCGAACAAGCCCGCAGCACCTGGCGCGCGGAAAACCGCAAATGGTTTTGGAGCCGGAATTTCAACACCACCGCGCAACTGGCGGAAAGCGCCAAGCTCTGCGGCCGCATCGCCGGCCGGCTGGCGGTGGCGCGCCGGGATTCCCTGGAATTGTTCACCACCTTCGGCATCGCGCGGCTGCAACAAACCGTGGAGGAATTCCGCGCGCAAGCCCGGCGCATTCCAGTCAACAAAACGCTCTGGCAGAAATTCGTGGCCAGCGAACTGATGGTGTTGGAAAGTCAGTTTGCCCACTGGCGCCGCGACTATCTCACCGCCAAGGCCAAACTGGAAGAAGCGGAACCGCTGGTGAATGGGGCGTGGAGCACCACCAAGGCCTCCCTGGAAAACTATTTGCGCCAGGTGCCGGTGTGGAGGCGGTGGGCCGACGAGACCATCGCCTGGTCGGCGGCGAGCGACAGTGTCGCCATCGTGGTTGACAAGATGGCGCACAAATGCTACCTCTACAAGGGGGGAAAACTGCTCGCCGAGTATCCGGTTGAGTTGGGCCCGCGATGGCTCGGCCACAAACGCCAGCGCGGGGACAACGCCACGCCCGAAGGCCGCTATCGCATCATCAAAAAGAAAACCAACCGCGAAACCATTTATTACAAGGCGCTCCAGATCAACTATCCCAACAGCGAAGACCAACAGAAATTTCTGGAAGCCCGCCAGCGCGGCGAATTGCCGCGCCATGCCACCATCGGCGGCTTGATCGAAATTCACGGCCATGGCGGCAAGGGCGCAAACTGGACCGCCGGCTGCGTGGCGCTGGAGAATGCCTACATGGACGAGCTTTATGAACTCACCCACATCGGTACGCCGGTCACCATTGTTGGGTCGCTCAAAGGGCTGCCCGCGAATGGCAATGCGCTGCACTGA
- the hprK gene encoding HPr(Ser) kinase/phosphatase codes for MENLTVGTLYNETHSRLALEIVNGTYSFRRIIKDADLHRPGLALSGFTKVFTYDRVQILGNTELRYLDELTPHERLKALKPVLNFDIPCLIITDNNTPHHELVELANKRGITIFRTHFKTTKLTHLLGEYLDEKFAPKITVHGSLVDVYGVGVLFTGRSGIGKSEIALDLVERGHRLVADDVVQISRKAAGILIGQGTELLQHHMEIRGLGIIDVRSLFGIRSIRAQKRVEVEVHLEEWDSREDYDRIGIDEQRTTILEVEIPYVKLPIFPGKNITVIAEVIALNQLLKIAGYHMAREFNEKLVRKIQERTEDHLELEKYLQRDFE; via the coding sequence ATGGAAAACCTCACTGTCGGAACCTTGTACAATGAAACCCATTCGCGCCTGGCGCTGGAGATTGTCAACGGCACCTACAGTTTCCGGCGCATCATAAAAGACGCCGATTTGCACCGGCCCGGTTTGGCGCTCTCCGGTTTCACCAAAGTGTTCACCTATGACCGCGTGCAGATTCTGGGCAACACGGAACTGCGCTATCTCGATGAACTCACGCCGCACGAACGGTTGAAGGCGCTCAAGCCGGTGCTGAATTTCGACATCCCCTGTCTGATCATCACCGACAACAATACCCCCCACCACGAACTGGTGGAGCTGGCCAACAAGCGCGGCATCACCATCTTTCGAACACATTTCAAAACCACCAAGCTGACTCATCTGTTGGGCGAATACCTCGATGAAAAATTCGCGCCCAAAATCACGGTGCACGGCTCGCTGGTGGATGTCTATGGCGTGGGCGTGTTGTTCACCGGGCGCAGCGGGATCGGCAAGAGTGAAATCGCGCTGGATCTGGTGGAGCGCGGGCACCGGCTGGTGGCCGACGATGTTGTGCAAATCAGCCGCAAAGCCGCGGGGATTTTAATCGGCCAGGGCACCGAGCTGCTGCAGCACCACATGGAAATCCGCGGCCTGGGCATCATCGACGTACGCAGCCTTTTCGGCATCCGCTCGATTCGTGCACAAAAACGTGTCGAAGTCGAAGTTCACCTCGAGGAATGGGACAGCAGGGAAGATTACGACCGCATCGGCATCGATGAGCAACGCACCACCATTCTCGAGGTCGAAATTCCCTATGTCAAACTGCCCATCTTTCCGGGCAAGAACATTACGGTGATTGCTGAAGTCATTGCTTTGAACCAGTTGCTGAAGATCGCGGGCTATCACATGGCGCGCGAATTCAATGAAAAGCTGGTGCGCAAGATTCAGGAGCGCACGGAGGATCATCTCGAGTTGGAAAAATATCTGCAGCGGGATTTTGAATGA
- the topA gene encoding type I DNA topoisomerase, protein MAKALVIVESVAKTKTIGKFLGKDYTVKSSVGHIKDLPKQRLAVAVEDSFEPEYITIRGKGKILTELRKAAAEVDKVFIATDPDREGEAIARHLADEITTRNENVLRVRFNEITERAVKEALQSPLPIDDHLVDAQKARRVMDRLVGYQVSPILWRTIYRGLSAGRVQSVALRLICEREDAIEQFVPEEYWTMAAELKGRKTAPFLANLVKIDGQKPELHSEREAQAIAAELHQQEFKVTDLRKKKISRQPAPPFTTSTMQQEAAKRLGYTAKRIMMIAQQLYEGIELGEAGSVGLITYMRTDSIRVADEAVQAARELIARDYGLEYLPKTPPKYKAKSGAQDAHEAIRPTAMQYAPRAIKKYLTEEQYRLYELIWQRFLASQMEAAVYEQTAIDITAGRFLLRVAGSTIVFRGFLQAFDDFKEEEDENGENASVPTELTVGELLTLLDLHPEQHFTKPPARYSESSLIKELDALGIGRPSTYAMIISTLTARKYVEKQGRQLTPTELGRTVNRILVRQFPKIFNVEFTAFMEGELDKIESGKKDFLEVVQEFYQPFSRAVQEAEERKDDIKDELQETTEERCPKCERPLIIRWGRNGRFVACSGYPDCKFTRPLDSQEVATGETCENCGREMVVKVGRYGRFLACSGYPDCKTAKPYPIGMACPQEGCTGQVVERRSKRGRTFYGCSRYPECDFVTWNKPVKNPCPACGNPYTEERYTQAKGLHIRCPKCKHELESAPDEDYFEPATGG, encoded by the coding sequence ATGGCAAAAGCATTGGTCATTGTCGAATCGGTAGCCAAAACCAAGACCATTGGGAAATTTCTCGGCAAGGACTATACGGTCAAATCCTCCGTCGGGCACATCAAGGATCTGCCCAAACAACGCCTGGCGGTGGCCGTGGAGGACAGTTTCGAGCCGGAGTACATCACCATTCGGGGCAAGGGCAAGATTTTGACCGAGCTGCGCAAGGCCGCGGCGGAGGTGGACAAGGTTTTCATTGCCACTGATCCCGATCGTGAAGGCGAGGCGATTGCGCGCCATCTGGCCGACGAAATCACGACGCGCAACGAGAACGTGCTGCGCGTGCGTTTCAACGAGATTACCGAACGGGCGGTGAAGGAAGCGCTGCAGTCACCGCTGCCGATCGATGACCATTTGGTGGATGCGCAAAAGGCGCGGCGGGTGATGGACCGGCTGGTGGGCTATCAGGTCAGCCCGATCCTGTGGCGCACGATTTATCGCGGCCTGAGCGCGGGCCGGGTGCAGTCCGTGGCGCTCCGTCTCATCTGCGAGCGGGAGGATGCCATCGAGCAATTTGTTCCGGAGGAATACTGGACGATGGCGGCGGAACTGAAGGGCCGGAAAACCGCGCCCTTTCTCGCCAATCTCGTCAAGATCGACGGGCAGAAACCGGAGCTGCACAGCGAGCGCGAGGCGCAGGCCATCGCGGCCGAGTTGCACCAGCAGGAGTTCAAAGTCACCGACTTGCGCAAGAAGAAAATCAGCCGGCAACCGGCGCCGCCCTTCACCACCAGCACCATGCAGCAGGAAGCTGCGAAACGGCTGGGCTACACCGCCAAACGCATCATGATGATTGCGCAGCAACTCTATGAGGGCATTGAACTCGGCGAGGCGGGCAGCGTGGGGTTGATCACCTACATGCGCACCGACTCGATTCGCGTGGCCGACGAGGCGGTGCAGGCGGCACGCGAGCTGATCGCGCGCGATTACGGATTGGAATATTTGCCCAAGACCCCGCCCAAGTACAAGGCCAAGTCGGGGGCGCAGGATGCCCATGAAGCCATCCGCCCGACCGCGATGCAATATGCCCCCAGGGCCATCAAAAAATACCTGACCGAGGAACAATACCGGCTGTATGAGTTGATCTGGCAGCGTTTCCTGGCCAGCCAGATGGAAGCCGCAGTTTATGAGCAGACCGCCATCGACATCACCGCCGGCCGTTTTTTGCTGCGGGTTGCCGGTTCCACCATTGTGTTTCGCGGTTTCCTGCAGGCGTTTGATGATTTCAAAGAGGAAGAGGATGAAAACGGGGAAAACGCCAGTGTGCCCACCGAACTCACCGTGGGAGAGCTGCTGACGCTGCTCGACCTGCATCCCGAGCAGCATTTTACCAAACCGCCCGCGCGTTACAGCGAGAGCAGCCTGATCAAGGAGCTGGACGCCCTGGGCATCGGCCGGCCGAGCACATATGCCATGATCATCAGCACGCTGACGGCGCGCAAATACGTGGAGAAGCAGGGCCGCCAGCTCACGCCCACCGAATTGGGCCGCACGGTGAACCGCATCCTGGTCCGGCAGTTTCCCAAAATCTTCAATGTCGAGTTCACCGCGTTCATGGAGGGCGAGCTCGACAAGATCGAAAGCGGCAAGAAGGATTTTCTGGAGGTGGTGCAGGAATTCTACCAGCCTTTCAGCCGCGCCGTGCAGGAAGCGGAAGAACGCAAAGACGACATCAAGGACGAGTTGCAGGAAACCACCGAGGAACGCTGCCCGAAATGCGAACGCCCCCTGATCATCCGGTGGGGCCGCAACGGCCGTTTCGTGGCGTGCAGCGGTTATCCGGATTGCAAATTCACGCGCCCGCTCGACAGCCAGGAGGTTGCCACCGGCGAGACCTGTGAAAACTGCGGCCGGGAGATGGTGGTCAAAGTGGGCCGCTATGGTCGCTTCCTCGCCTGTAGTGGCTACCCCGATTGCAAGACTGCCAAGCCTTACCCCATCGGCATGGCGTGCCCCCAGGAGGGCTGCACCGGCCAAGTGGTTGAACGCCGTTCCAAGCGCGGCCGGACATTTTATGGTTGCAGCCGCTATCCCGAGTGTGACTTTGTCACCTGGAACAAGCCGGTGAAAAACCCCTGTCCGGCATGCGGCAATCCCTACACCGAAGAGCGTTACACCCAGGCAAAAGGGCTGCACATTCGTTGCCCCAAATGCAAGCACGAACTGGAATCAGCGCCGGATGAAGACTACTTCGAGCCTGCCACCGGCGGCTGA
- the raiA gene encoding ribosome-associated translation inhibitor RaiA, with product MKLHITARHFTAPEPLKAFTRQEVARLEKYYDGIIEGEVILSWEKQTQVAEVLLKVYGQTLAATEKSENIRKSITLAVDKLERQLKKYKERLHKRSNSKAEREFLERRVAAM from the coding sequence ATGAAACTCCACATCACGGCCCGCCATTTCACCGCGCCCGAGCCCCTCAAGGCGTTCACCCGACAGGAAGTTGCACGGCTGGAGAAATACTATGACGGCATCATCGAAGGAGAGGTGATTCTCTCGTGGGAAAAGCAAACGCAGGTGGCGGAGGTTCTGCTCAAGGTGTATGGGCAAACACTGGCAGCGACGGAGAAAAGTGAGAACATCCGCAAGTCGATCACGCTGGCCGTGGACAAGTTGGAACGGCAACTGAAGAAATACAAGGAACGCTTGCATAAACGCAGCAACAGCAAGGCGGAACGGGAATTCCTGGAGAGACGCGTTGCCGCCATGTAG
- a CDS encoding DUF4398 domain-containing protein, whose protein sequence is MKAKTLLSSLGIVVLMFVVGCKEAPQQLLADADAAMQAAQTAEANRYATDLFNAAKDSLSAAQAEVEQQNSKFALLRNYDRATALLNSAIAAFKSASDAAAANKEKVRAEADTLIAQLTPKIEAAKKLMAKAPKGKEGRAALEMIQADITAVESGLSEAQNAMTSNDYLTARDKAQAAMSKINSVIQELENAIGKKMGSRS, encoded by the coding sequence ATGAAGGCCAAGACGCTGTTGAGTTCTCTCGGCATTGTGGTTCTGATGTTCGTGGTGGGATGCAAAGAGGCACCCCAACAATTGCTGGCAGACGCTGATGCGGCCATGCAGGCGGCCCAAACCGCAGAAGCGAACCGCTATGCGACCGACTTGTTCAATGCCGCGAAAGATTCGCTGAGTGCCGCCCAAGCTGAGGTGGAACAACAGAATTCCAAGTTCGCGCTGCTGCGCAATTATGATCGTGCCACCGCCCTGCTGAACTCTGCAATCGCTGCCTTCAAGTCCGCCTCGGATGCGGCAGCCGCCAACAAGGAAAAAGTGCGCGCCGAAGCCGATACGCTGATCGCGCAGCTGACCCCGAAGATTGAAGCGGCCAAAAAGCTGATGGCCAAGGCCCCCAAGGGCAAAGAAGGCCGTGCCGCGCTGGAGATGATTCAGGCTGACATCACCGCCGTGGAATCCGGCTTGAGCGAAGCCCAAAACGCGATGACCAGCAACGATTATCTCACCGCCCGTGACAAGGCGCAGGCGGCGATGAGCAAGATCAACTCGGTCATCCAGGAGCTGGAAAACGCCATCGGCAAGAAGATGGGTTCACGCAGCTAA
- a CDS encoding beta-propeller fold lactonase family protein produces MRTSFLFCLWLAAAAALALTPGCQHQIATPQPDVEDIDYSKIDRIVYSQHVQPIFNQKCMSASCHNSVDRSAGLRLDSWENVMAGSRFGAVVISGNAQHSHLIEHLRGLASPRMPLGRDPLAERTISFLARWIDEGARNDAGMRPFEGLTEKAYVTNQGNDLVAVIATQYNLITRLIPVGDSPRLDVPHNLFVDAQSKYWYVTLIDRGEVWQFEVATDSLVGRVRAGRSPANVVVSPDGSRAYVSNWEIFSNGRSVQVIDTHTMTVLRELRAGLAPHGLALSRDGRLLYVTNYLSDSISIIRTDTYEELGPVLLAPEVNPVQSSLYQPLQIALTPDDRLAYVTCFAADQVRVIDTASRSVIAAVPVGKRPFLLEVTPDGRQVYVCNQGANSVTVIRVADHRVEATITAPDFADPHGVAFTRDGRFAYVTNENLTGDYPAHHPTSEGGRPGNVLVIDMRSFQVLKTIEVEVDPTGIVVLPR; encoded by the coding sequence ATGAGAACTTCTTTTCTTTTTTGCCTGTGGCTTGCTGCTGCCGCTGCGCTGGCACTCACCCCGGGCTGCCAGCATCAAATTGCCACCCCCCAGCCCGACGTCGAGGATATCGATTATTCAAAAATCGACCGGATCGTCTATTCGCAACACGTGCAGCCGATCTTCAACCAAAAATGCATGTCCGCCAGTTGCCACAATTCAGTTGATCGCTCCGCCGGTCTGCGGCTCGATTCCTGGGAAAACGTGATGGCCGGTTCGCGCTTCGGCGCGGTGGTGATCTCGGGCAATGCGCAGCACAGCCACCTGATTGAACACCTGCGCGGCCTCGCCAGCCCGCGCATGCCGCTTGGCCGGGATCCGCTTGCGGAAAGGACCATCAGCTTCCTCGCACGCTGGATTGATGAAGGCGCGCGCAACGACGCGGGGATGCGGCCGTTCGAGGGCCTCACGGAAAAGGCTTACGTCACCAACCAGGGCAACGATCTGGTCGCCGTGATTGCCACGCAATACAACCTCATCACGCGCTTGATTCCGGTCGGCGATTCGCCCCGTCTGGACGTGCCGCACAACTTGTTTGTCGATGCGCAAAGCAAGTACTGGTACGTCACCCTCATTGACCGGGGCGAAGTGTGGCAGTTCGAGGTGGCAACAGACTCGCTTGTCGGCAGAGTGCGCGCCGGCCGCTCGCCGGCCAATGTCGTGGTCAGCCCGGACGGCAGTCGCGCCTATGTCAGCAATTGGGAAATCTTCAGTAATGGCCGCAGCGTGCAGGTGATCGATACCCACACCATGACGGTGTTGCGCGAGCTGCGTGCGGGGTTGGCGCCCCATGGCCTGGCTTTGAGTCGCGATGGCCGGCTGCTGTATGTCACCAACTATCTCTCCGACAGCATTTCGATCATCCGCACGGACACTTACGAGGAACTCGGCCCGGTGCTGCTGGCGCCGGAGGTGAACCCGGTGCAATCTTCCCTTTATCAGCCGTTGCAGATTGCGCTCACGCCCGACGATCGTCTGGCCTACGTCACCTGTTTTGCTGCGGATCAAGTGCGCGTGATCGACACGGCCAGCCGCAGCGTCATCGCGGCGGTGCCGGTGGGCAAAAGGCCTTTTTTGCTGGAGGTGACGCCCGATGGCCGACAGGTTTATGTCTGCAATCAAGGCGCCAACTCTGTTACCGTCATCCGGGTGGCGGATCATCGCGTGGAAGCCACCATCACGGCGCCGGACTTTGCCGATCCGCACGGCGTGGCCTTCACGCGTGACGGACGCTTTGCCTATGTGACCAACGAGAATCTCACGGGCGATTATCCGGCGCATCATCCCACCAGTGAGGGTGGCCGGCCGGGGAATGTGCTGGTGATCGACATGCGCAGTTTTCAGGTGCTCAAAACCATCGAGGTCGAGGTGGATCCCACAGGCATCGTGGTTTTGCCGCGCTGA
- a CDS encoding L,D-transpeptidase, whose protein sequence is MLTPEQTSQTAAGANNRPPAAASTPLPEATPQPVSPAAPEAAAPAASPQPAAARTPPPARWRVRAAVFGLLTGILLALLILLFAPVLREGLFTILPESQFALETRTMELAQLQREVQLADKRVASLQRRLEALVPRQPYLIVNSSGNRIYVMSGKKVLHQGICSTGSYVLLKAQDDRQWIFSTPRGMFRIQGKVKNPVWRMPDWAFIEEGRPVPPPNSPERFERGVLGDYALAFGNGYLIHGTLYQRLLGMPVTHGCVRLGDEDLRIVYQHLQLGSKVFIY, encoded by the coding sequence ATGCTGACGCCTGAACAAACCTCGCAGACCGCGGCGGGCGCGAACAATCGTCCGCCGGCTGCCGCCTCGACACCCCTGCCGGAGGCCACGCCACAGCCGGTGTCACCTGCTGCGCCGGAGGCCGCAGCGCCTGCTGCCAGCCCCCAGCCGGCCGCGGCCCGCACGCCACCGCCCGCGCGCTGGCGCGTGCGTGCCGCAGTCTTCGGCCTGCTGACGGGAATTCTGCTGGCCCTGCTGATCCTGCTCTTTGCGCCGGTGCTGCGGGAGGGGCTGTTCACGATTTTGCCGGAATCACAATTCGCGCTCGAAACGCGCACCATGGAGCTTGCCCAACTGCAACGTGAAGTGCAGCTGGCTGACAAGCGCGTGGCCAGCCTGCAGCGCCGCCTGGAAGCCCTGGTGCCGCGCCAGCCTTACTTGATTGTCAATTCCTCCGGCAATCGCATTTATGTGATGTCCGGCAAAAAAGTGCTGCATCAAGGCATCTGCTCCACCGGCAGCTACGTGCTGTTGAAGGCGCAGGACGACCGGCAGTGGATTTTTTCCACGCCGCGCGGCATGTTTCGCATTCAGGGCAAGGTCAAAAATCCCGTCTGGCGCATGCCGGACTGGGCCTTCATCGAAGAGGGGCGGCCGGTGCCGCCGCCCAATTCGCCCGAGCGCTTCGAACGGGGCGTGCTCGGCGATTATGCACTGGCCTTTGGCAACGGTTACCTCATTCACGGCACGCTCTACCAGCGTCTGCTCGGCATGCCGGTCACCCACGGCTGCGTGCGCCTGGGAGATGAAGATCTTCGCATCGTTTATCAACATCTGCAGCTCGGCTCGAAGGTCTTCATTTATTGA